From a single Pseudalkalibacillus hwajinpoensis genomic region:
- a CDS encoding YolD-like family protein — protein sequence MIRDRGNIKWTSMMLPEHVKELRGWKAAERKEDKPVLDEQKIEEINEVICEAMAFHRPLYFYYFKDGETYVIHGYVHYFDQLNREFRIIDDTEKKRRIPLTDLVHVEAR from the coding sequence GTGATTCGCGATCGTGGAAATATTAAATGGACGTCAATGATGTTACCAGAGCATGTGAAAGAGCTGAGAGGTTGGAAGGCGGCAGAACGAAAAGAAGATAAACCAGTATTGGATGAACAGAAAATAGAAGAGATAAATGAAGTGATTTGTGAAGCGATGGCGTTTCATCGCCCGCTATATTTTTATTATTTTAAAGACGGTGAAACCTATGTTATACATGGCTATGTTCATTATTTCGATCAGCTTAACCGTGAGTTTCGCATTATTGATGACACTGAGAAGAAAAGAAGGATTCCACTAACAGATCTTGTTCATGTGGAAGCGAGGTAG
- a CDS encoding DNA polymerase thumb domain-containing protein, whose protein sequence is MDYSKFKKKTILCIDMKSFYASCSAVAMGLDPLTCHLAVVGDTERKGSVVLAASPALKRDFGIRTGSRLFEIPDDERIHIVNARMASYLKQSMEITKLFHRYVPSECIHTYSVDESFLQIDGTEKLWGSKFEVAKKIKDEISETFGLPCAIGIGPNLLMAKLCLDLEAKKSGIAEWTYDDIEKKLWSLEPLSRMWGIGPRVERTLNRMGIRNVKQLANYPLHLLEQKFGIMGNQLYHHAWGIDLSEMGAPIMQGQISFGKSQILLRDYHDPKEVKHVILEMSEEVARRARRAGKAGRTISLGIGYSKDEGGGGFHRSKSIDSPTSITLEVYGACLKLFEQFYERRTVRKISISLSNICDDEEVQLDLFNEKRPKQHDLGYVMDSIREKYGSDALLRAVSYTKGGTALHRSKLVGGHKA, encoded by the coding sequence ATGGATTATTCAAAATTTAAAAAGAAAACGATTTTGTGTATTGATATGAAAAGCTTTTATGCAAGTTGCTCTGCAGTAGCAATGGGGCTTGATCCGCTTACATGTCATCTGGCTGTTGTAGGTGACACAGAACGGAAGGGGAGCGTTGTGCTTGCAGCTTCACCTGCCTTAAAAAGAGACTTTGGTATTCGAACAGGTAGTAGGTTGTTTGAAATTCCTGATGACGAAAGAATTCATATTGTAAATGCGAGAATGGCCTCGTATTTAAAACAGTCTATGGAAATTACGAAGCTGTTTCATCGGTATGTGCCATCTGAGTGTATCCATACGTACAGTGTTGACGAATCGTTTCTTCAGATCGATGGAACAGAAAAGCTCTGGGGGAGCAAGTTTGAAGTAGCGAAGAAAATTAAAGACGAGATCAGCGAGACGTTCGGACTGCCCTGTGCGATTGGGATTGGTCCAAATTTACTGATGGCGAAGCTTTGTCTGGATCTTGAGGCGAAAAAAAGTGGTATTGCAGAGTGGACGTACGATGATATTGAGAAGAAGCTCTGGTCACTTGAACCGCTTAGCAGAATGTGGGGGATTGGTCCCCGAGTAGAGCGCACGCTGAACCGGATGGGCATCAGGAACGTGAAGCAGCTTGCGAATTATCCTTTGCATCTGCTTGAGCAGAAGTTTGGAATTATGGGGAATCAACTCTATCACCATGCATGGGGAATAGACCTTTCGGAAATGGGTGCTCCCATTATGCAGGGGCAGATCAGCTTCGGAAAAAGCCAAATTTTATTACGTGACTATCATGATCCCAAGGAAGTTAAACACGTGATTCTTGAAATGAGTGAAGAGGTAGCAAGACGGGCGAGGCGTGCGGGGAAGGCGGGACGCACCATCAGTCTTGGTATTGGTTACAGCAAGGATGAAGGAGGGGGAGGGTTTCATCGGTCAAAAAGCATTGATAGCCCAACATCCATTACACTTGAAGTTTATGGAGCGTGTTTAAAGCTTTTTGAACAGTTCTATGAGCGAAGAACCGTTCGGAAAATTTCCATTAGCCTTTCTAACATTTGTGATGATGAAGAAGTGCAGCTGGATCTCTTTAACGAAAAACGACCGAAACAGCACGACCTTGGATATGTAATGGATTCAATCAGAGAGAAATACGGTTCAGATGCGCTGCTGCGCGCGGTTTCCTATACAAAGGGAGGTACAGCACTGCATAGAAGTAAACTTGTCGGAGGTCACAAAGCGTAG
- a CDS encoding Na+/H+ antiporter NhaC family protein, with translation MDDQIKGNGLALLPLGVFIVLFIGTAIITKDFYSMPVILASLISAGVALSMNQKESFMKKVEVFCRGAGNSNIILMILVFLLAGAFAGTAEKIGAVDSIVNLGISILPANLLIVGLFLIGCFISISMGTSMGTIVALAPIGIGIAEQTGVAPALALSAVIGGAMFGDNLSMISDTTIAAVRTQNTQMKDKFKVNFLIVLPAAVITTIIYGVMTMGAHATVGGDRAFEFITIIPYLGVLAAAIAGVNVLIVLVSGTVFAGIVGLYNGSFGMNGLVSTITEGIKGMEDLAMIALIIGGMIEVIKHNGGIQYVLDKILSRVNSRRGAEFGIAGLASVLDLSTANNTISIIMGGPLAKNISEEYGVDPRKSASILDIFSGSVQGMLPYGAQVLAAAGLASISPLALLPYSIYPILIAVAGIVAISINYPGFKKKEEAVGKT, from the coding sequence ATGGACGATCAGATAAAAGGAAATGGCCTGGCATTGCTGCCGCTTGGCGTATTTATTGTACTTTTTATTGGGACAGCAATTATTACAAAAGATTTTTATAGTATGCCGGTGATTCTTGCCTCATTGATTTCAGCAGGAGTAGCGCTATCTATGAATCAAAAAGAAAGTTTTATGAAGAAGGTTGAGGTGTTTTGCCGCGGTGCGGGTAATTCAAACATCATTTTGATGATTCTTGTCTTTTTGCTAGCTGGAGCTTTTGCAGGAACAGCTGAGAAGATTGGAGCGGTAGATTCCATTGTAAATCTGGGCATTTCAATCCTGCCTGCAAATCTTTTAATTGTCGGCCTGTTTCTGATCGGTTGCTTTATATCCATTTCGATGGGTACGTCAATGGGGACGATTGTGGCACTCGCTCCAATTGGAATTGGGATTGCTGAACAGACAGGTGTCGCACCAGCCCTTGCTTTATCAGCGGTGATTGGTGGAGCAATGTTTGGGGATAACCTCTCCATGATTTCCGATACAACGATCGCGGCAGTGCGAACGCAAAATACACAAATGAAAGACAAGTTCAAAGTGAACTTTCTCATCGTTCTTCCTGCAGCAGTCATCACCACCATCATCTATGGCGTGATGACGATGGGAGCACACGCTACAGTCGGTGGCGATCGTGCTTTTGAATTTATCACAATTATCCCTTATCTAGGTGTGCTGGCGGCTGCAATCGCTGGAGTCAATGTCCTTATTGTACTCGTTAGTGGCACGGTATTTGCAGGGATTGTAGGACTGTACAATGGTTCATTTGGAATGAACGGTCTTGTTTCTACGATTACGGAAGGCATTAAAGGTATGGAAGACCTGGCAATGATTGCTCTTATCATCGGCGGTATGATCGAGGTAATTAAGCACAATGGCGGGATTCAATACGTGCTTGATAAAATTTTAAGCAGAGTAAACTCGCGTCGAGGAGCTGAGTTTGGAATAGCCGGGCTTGCAAGTGTGCTTGATTTATCGACTGCAAATAATACGATCTCCATCATTATGGGTGGACCACTTGCGAAGAATATCTCAGAAGAATATGGGGTTGATCCGCGAAAATCAGCCAGCATTCTTGATATTTTTTCCGGAAGTGTGCAGGGGATGCTGCCATATGGCGCCCAGGTACTTGCGGCTGCCGGTCTTGCGTCCATTTCGCCACTTGCGCTGCTGCCGTATTCTATTTATCCTATTTTAATTGCTGTGGCGGGTATCGTAGCGATTTCAATTAACTATCCGGGATTTAAGAAAAAGGAAGAAGCTGTAGGAAAGACATAA
- a CDS encoding SDR family NAD(P)-dependent oxidoreductase, translating into MSIFKEDALKHDHILITGATGGIGYETAKAAVQAGAAVTITGRNEEKLNKLKRECEGLSNDAKIASIPADLMSEDDRSELIENAINQNGNITGLVNSAGIGGGDTLDKLTEEDLRRVMDLNYTATVLLTQAVYQRMRVEGQKGAIVNLSSLSGLRGTYGNTAYSASKFAITGFTQSFAHEAIQDGIRVNAVCPGFVDTEMGRNSIESKGKRENKSFEEELKAVEEAMPSGRITQPEEVANSIIYLLSTASENIVGESLKISGGSVMR; encoded by the coding sequence ATGAGTATTTTTAAAGAGGATGCATTGAAGCATGATCACATACTTATCACAGGAGCCACGGGTGGTATTGGTTACGAAACAGCAAAAGCAGCCGTTCAAGCTGGTGCCGCTGTTACAATAACCGGTCGTAATGAAGAGAAACTGAATAAGCTAAAAAGAGAATGTGAAGGGCTTTCTAACGATGCGAAGATAGCAAGTATTCCTGCTGACCTTATGAGCGAAGATGACCGTTCAGAATTAATTGAAAATGCCATTAACCAGAATGGAAATATTACTGGCCTAGTAAACTCAGCGGGAATTGGTGGCGGTGATACGCTCGATAAGCTAACAGAGGAAGATCTCAGAAGAGTAATGGATCTTAACTATACGGCGACAGTGCTGCTTACCCAGGCTGTCTATCAACGGATGCGTGTGGAAGGACAAAAAGGGGCAATTGTCAACCTCTCCTCTCTTTCAGGATTACGCGGAACCTATGGCAATACAGCATACAGCGCATCGAAATTTGCCATAACAGGATTTACTCAGTCATTTGCACATGAAGCCATTCAAGATGGCATCCGAGTTAATGCGGTGTGTCCTGGGTTTGTTGACACTGAGATGGGGCGGAACAGCATTGAATCAAAAGGAAAAAGAGAAAATAAAAGTTTTGAAGAAGAACTAAAAGCAGTAGAAGAAGCAATGCCTTCTGGCAGAATTACTCAACCTGAAGAAGTAGCAAACAGCATCATTTATCTTCTTTCTACCGCTTCAGAAAACATTGTTGGAGAATCTCTAAAAATATCAGGTGGAAGCGTGATGAGGTGA
- a CDS encoding alpha/beta fold hydrolase, translated as MLLAEHLNHYKENIKGIDIHYEYYKNNKATDRPVITLLHGFLSSSFSFRRLIPLLTKGYTVVAIDLPPFGRSEKSNCFVHSYQNYAEVVVELLERLSVEQTVMIGHSMGGQVAMRASAIKSNLVSRNILLCSSGYLEKAKQSLVYTSYLPFFSVYLKRWLYRKGVRANLLNCVYDSKLIDEEMMDGYIQPFFNEGIFRSLVRMIRDREGDLSEAELKQIHTPSLLIWGQEDRVVPLKVGKRLSEDLPNAELIIYEKTGHLLPEERPQLIMKDIERFLAR; from the coding sequence ATGTTATTAGCTGAGCACCTTAACCATTACAAAGAAAACATTAAAGGCATTGACATTCACTATGAGTATTATAAAAATAATAAAGCGACGGACCGACCCGTTATTACTCTCCTTCACGGCTTTTTATCTTCGAGCTTCAGCTTTCGAAGACTGATCCCATTACTTACAAAAGGGTATACGGTAGTTGCTATCGACCTTCCGCCATTTGGACGAAGTGAGAAATCAAACTGTTTCGTTCACTCCTACCAGAATTATGCAGAAGTGGTAGTGGAACTGCTTGAAAGGCTTTCTGTTGAACAGACGGTTATGATTGGTCATTCAATGGGAGGGCAGGTGGCGATGCGAGCTTCCGCTATAAAGAGTAACCTCGTTAGCAGAAACATCTTGCTTTGCAGCTCTGGATACCTTGAGAAAGCAAAGCAAAGTCTCGTTTACACTTCTTATCTACCGTTTTTCTCTGTATATTTGAAACGCTGGCTGTACCGCAAAGGAGTAAGAGCAAATTTATTGAATTGCGTTTATGATTCAAAGCTGATTGACGAAGAGATGATGGATGGCTACATTCAGCCGTTTTTCAATGAAGGCATTTTTCGTTCGCTAGTAAGAATGATTCGTGATCGTGAAGGCGACCTTTCTGAGGCAGAACTGAAACAAATTCATACACCTAGCCTGTTAATTTGGGGCCAGGAAGATCGAGTGGTGCCACTCAAGGTGGGGAAACGCTTAAGTGAAGATTTACCAAATGCGGAGTTAATCATTTATGAAAAAACTGGGCACCTTCTTCCTGAAGAACGTCCACAATTAATTATGAAAGATATCGAACGATTCCTGGCACGTTAG
- a CDS encoding GNAT family N-acetyltransferase, whose protein sequence is MNVLLKDIKTELGSNRLILRMPQPGDGKVVNHAIRSSINELKPWLGFAREVPTVEETEINTRDAHIKFLKRESLRFLIFLKETNEFVGSTGFHNIDWEIPKLEIGYWIDTRFSGNGYMTEAVDVLTDFAKNELGCRRIEIRCDRENDKSRSVPERIGYQLEGILRNEDLSIDKLKVTDTCIYARVY, encoded by the coding sequence ATGAATGTACTTTTAAAAGATATTAAAACAGAATTGGGCTCAAATCGCTTGATTTTAAGGATGCCACAGCCCGGAGATGGGAAAGTCGTAAATCATGCTATTAGATCCTCTATTAATGAGTTAAAGCCGTGGTTAGGTTTTGCCCGAGAGGTTCCAACCGTTGAAGAAACGGAGATTAATACAAGGGATGCCCATATCAAATTTCTAAAGCGTGAAAGTTTGAGGTTTCTTATTTTTTTAAAAGAGACGAATGAATTTGTAGGTTCTACAGGATTTCACAATATCGATTGGGAAATTCCTAAGCTTGAAATTGGCTATTGGATCGATACGAGGTTTAGCGGAAATGGCTACATGACTGAAGCTGTCGATGTACTAACTGACTTTGCTAAAAATGAATTAGGATGCAGAAGAATTGAAATCAGATGCGATCGTGAGAATGATAAAAGTCGCTCAGTTCCAGAGAGGATTGGCTATCAATTAGAAGGTATTCTGAGGAATGAGGATTTATCGATTGATAAACTAAAAGTAACTGACACGTGCATCTATGCCAGGGTGTATTAA
- a CDS encoding SLC13 family permease → MKQGRLFINQLWKEHDRAKELLTFASANTPGIPSQSSQKNTGVKQSGPEPAYNRRKVIGLLLGPALFFFLMAFFHPDGLSQAGLSVLASTAWIATWWITEAIPIPATSLLPIILFPLTGGLEGDLTASAYGDNTIFLFMGGFLIALSMQKWDLHKRIALVIISAIGTSTERIVLGFMVATGFLSMWISNTATSMMMVPIGLAVIYQVSEQLDMNTEEETPRFNFGKAIMLGIAYSASIGGLATLIGTPPNTIFAAVVNELYGIEISFARWMMFGVPLMIILLFGCWYYLVKMAFPMKIKELPGGREVITKERKDLGEMSPEEKVILIVFSLTALAWISRSFVLSELNPNINDTVIAMIAAMLLFLIPAPSKKGSFLLDWKTAKGLPWGILLLFGAGLAIASGFQESGLAKWIGEQLTVLEGIHLFVILLLVTALVIFLTEITSNTATATMMFPIMASLSSAISVHPYALMIGAGVAASCAFMLPVATPPNAVVFGSGYLKIPDMARAGFWLNMTSIIIITLAIYFYMPIVWGIDLTQFPADLK, encoded by the coding sequence ATGAAACAAGGACGACTTTTTATAAATCAGTTATGGAAGGAACATGATCGAGCGAAGGAGCTCTTAACATTCGCTTCTGCAAACACGCCGGGAATCCCTTCTCAATCTTCACAAAAAAATACCGGGGTGAAGCAATCTGGACCAGAACCTGCTTATAATCGAAGAAAAGTGATTGGTTTACTACTTGGTCCTGCACTATTCTTTTTTCTAATGGCCTTTTTTCATCCCGATGGTTTATCACAGGCGGGCCTATCTGTGCTCGCAAGTACGGCATGGATTGCAACATGGTGGATTACAGAAGCGATCCCAATTCCAGCGACGTCTCTTCTGCCGATTATACTCTTCCCACTTACAGGTGGACTCGAAGGTGATTTAACCGCTTCGGCTTATGGTGACAATACGATTTTTCTCTTTATGGGCGGTTTTTTGATTGCGCTTTCAATGCAGAAATGGGACCTACATAAACGGATTGCACTTGTTATTATATCAGCAATCGGAACGAGTACGGAGCGAATTGTACTTGGATTTATGGTTGCAACAGGGTTTTTATCGATGTGGATTTCAAATACAGCCACATCTATGATGATGGTGCCAATTGGTCTGGCTGTCATTTATCAAGTATCAGAACAGTTAGATATGAATACCGAGGAGGAAACACCGCGGTTTAATTTTGGAAAGGCGATAATGCTTGGAATTGCCTATAGCGCTTCGATCGGTGGGCTTGCAACATTAATTGGAACCCCGCCAAACACGATCTTTGCGGCTGTAGTAAATGAACTATACGGCATTGAAATTTCATTTGCGAGATGGATGATGTTTGGCGTGCCGCTGATGATCATTCTTCTATTTGGCTGTTGGTATTATCTAGTGAAAATGGCCTTTCCAATGAAGATTAAAGAGCTTCCAGGAGGTAGAGAAGTCATTACGAAAGAGAGAAAAGATCTTGGTGAAATGTCACCTGAGGAAAAAGTGATTTTGATCGTTTTCTCGCTCACTGCGCTGGCATGGATTAGCCGTTCGTTTGTGTTGAGTGAGCTTAATCCAAACATAAATGATACCGTCATTGCCATGATAGCTGCGATGCTTCTATTTCTTATACCGGCCCCATCAAAGAAAGGATCATTTCTACTCGACTGGAAGACAGCGAAAGGACTTCCGTGGGGGATTTTGCTTCTATTTGGGGCAGGCCTTGCGATTGCATCAGGTTTTCAGGAGTCTGGACTCGCAAAGTGGATTGGAGAACAGTTAACCGTTCTTGAAGGGATTCATCTCTTCGTCATCTTGCTTCTTGTCACAGCCCTTGTCATATTCCTGACAGAAATTACGTCTAACACAGCAACAGCAACGATGATGTTTCCTATTATGGCATCACTGTCATCAGCCATTTCAGTACATCCGTATGCGTTAATGATTGGTGCTGGGGTTGCGGCTAGCTGTGCGTTTATGCTTCCGGTCGCAACTCCACCGAACGCCGTTGTTTTTGGTTCAGGTTATTTGAAAATTCCTGATATGGCTAGAGCGGGTTTTTGGCTTAATATGACATCTATCATCATCATCACGCTTGCCATCTACTTTTATATGCCAATCGTGTGGGGGATTGATTTGACCCAATTCCCAGCTGATTTAAAATAA
- a CDS encoding STAS domain-containing protein yields the protein MEYLGKAIYQEQSEIQNEIIDWVKITGKRGISSGIPLEDSFRVLTLFRQVSFETALREIQLNSHTVSSSEVSKRIDSIIEEVSYTYNNICIAFRNQENQREILANDRLHISIIPITESLAILPITGSLQSEHADRMMKETLSVCNTQKVSDILVDLSGVLSLDQPMATSLSRMKQALMYSGINMAVCGIQPSIAFSVTAADINLSGVPIFGTLRQALLQRGIRQTKPTL from the coding sequence TTGGAGTACCTAGGTAAAGCAATTTATCAGGAACAATCAGAAATCCAAAATGAAATTATAGATTGGGTCAAAATAACTGGTAAGCGTGGGATTTCGAGTGGGATTCCTCTTGAAGATTCTTTTAGAGTTCTGACCCTTTTTCGGCAGGTAAGTTTCGAAACAGCACTAAGAGAGATTCAATTAAATTCTCACACGGTTTCTTCGAGTGAAGTAAGCAAACGAATTGATTCCATTATTGAGGAAGTTTCGTATACGTATAATAATATTTGCATAGCATTCCGCAATCAGGAGAACCAACGGGAAATACTAGCGAATGATCGGCTACATATCAGTATCATACCGATTACAGAGAGCCTCGCTATCTTGCCAATTACCGGTTCACTGCAATCTGAGCACGCCGACCGGATGATGAAGGAAACATTGAGTGTCTGCAATACTCAAAAGGTAAGCGATATCCTGGTAGACCTTTCAGGGGTTTTAAGTCTGGATCAGCCTATGGCAACTAGTCTTAGTCGTATGAAGCAGGCTCTGATGTATAGTGGCATAAACATGGCTGTTTGCGGCATCCAACCATCCATTGCATTCTCGGTGACCGCTGCCGATATTAACTTAAGTGGGGTGCCTATTTTCGGAACGCTCAGACAGGCATTACTTCAACGGGGGATTCGGCAAACTAAGCCAACACTATAG
- a CDS encoding YqzH family protein encodes MESITFTRKLVIKTLEDYFGDVSLIPLTEEEIHHIILHSLERKNEQNETPFHMIVHDLVYEYITT; translated from the coding sequence TTGGAATCCATAACATTCACAAGAAAATTAGTTATAAAAACGTTGGAAGATTATTTTGGAGATGTATCACTTATTCCGCTGACAGAAGAAGAAATCCACCATATTATCCTTCATTCACTTGAAAGGAAAAACGAGCAAAACGAAACTCCCTTCCATATGATTGTTCACGATCTTGTTTATGAATACATAACCACCTGA
- a CDS encoding M4 family metallopeptidase, with protein MRKKNLLSIGLSVGLVSSMLAPTSSFAADNSNINKEAGTPSFVSGKLTKATSKNPKEILFDYLNDQKSLYQFSGSTAQESFDILSTEKDELGFTVFRLQQLYEDTPVYGSTQTVHVDKDGVLTAVSGTVIPDLGSKKELKKATKFKKQDAIQKAETDLGFTPDYEQKPESTLVVYSEGESASYAYHVTLNFLSPEPGNWQYIIDATSGEVLTSFNALHEAKKEGVGKPGGGGNVTGTITTGTGTGVLGDPKTFNTLLSSSTYYLKDTTRGDGIFTYDAANRTRLPGSLWADADNAFNASYDAAAVDAHYYAGATYDYYKDVFNRDSYDGNGAPLESTVHYGRNYNNAFWNGSQMVYGDGDGSTFVSLSGGEDVVAHELTHAVTDTTADLIYQNESGALNESMSDVFGTLVEYHDNNNPDWLIGEDIYTPGTSGDALRSMSDPSQFGDPDHYSVRYTGTQDNGGVHINSGIMNKAAYLLSEGGTFYGVTVSGIGKDKLGAIYYRTLTQYLTASSSFSQMRSAAVQAATDLYGASSSEVQSVNKAFDAVGVQ; from the coding sequence ATGAGAAAGAAGAACTTACTATCGATTGGATTATCCGTAGGATTGGTGAGCAGCATGCTCGCTCCGACATCGTCATTCGCAGCTGACAATTCAAACATCAATAAAGAAGCAGGCACACCTTCTTTTGTTTCAGGGAAGCTGACGAAGGCTACTTCTAAGAATCCGAAAGAAATTTTATTCGATTACCTTAATGATCAAAAAAGCCTGTATCAATTTAGCGGATCAACCGCACAAGAATCCTTCGATATTTTATCCACCGAGAAAGACGAGCTTGGATTCACAGTCTTTCGTTTGCAGCAGTTGTATGAAGACACACCGGTTTATGGGTCAACTCAAACAGTCCATGTTGATAAAGATGGCGTACTAACAGCTGTTTCAGGTACTGTTATTCCAGATCTCGGATCGAAGAAAGAGCTTAAGAAAGCAACGAAATTCAAAAAACAGGACGCCATTCAAAAAGCTGAAACGGATCTTGGCTTTACACCTGACTATGAACAAAAGCCAGAGTCCACTCTTGTCGTCTATTCAGAAGGTGAATCTGCAAGCTATGCCTATCATGTGACGCTTAACTTCCTTTCGCCAGAACCAGGAAACTGGCAATACATAATTGATGCAACAAGCGGAGAGGTTCTCACTAGCTTCAACGCGCTCCATGAGGCAAAGAAAGAAGGAGTCGGTAAGCCAGGCGGTGGTGGTAACGTAACTGGAACGATCACAACAGGCACAGGAACGGGCGTCCTTGGTGATCCAAAAACGTTTAACACACTTCTTTCTTCCTCTACTTACTATTTAAAGGACACAACAAGAGGTGACGGTATTTTTACTTACGATGCTGCAAATCGGACGAGGCTACCAGGCTCGCTCTGGGCTGACGCAGACAATGCATTTAACGCAAGCTACGATGCTGCTGCAGTAGATGCCCACTATTACGCCGGTGCTACGTACGACTATTACAAAGACGTTTTTAATCGTGATAGCTACGACGGAAATGGCGCGCCGTTAGAATCAACTGTGCATTACGGACGAAATTATAATAATGCGTTCTGGAACGGAAGTCAGATGGTATACGGTGATGGTGATGGTTCTACCTTTGTTTCTCTATCCGGAGGCGAAGATGTGGTAGCTCATGAATTAACACACGCTGTAACAGATACAACAGCCGATCTTATTTATCAAAATGAATCAGGTGCTTTGAATGAATCCATGTCAGATGTATTTGGTACCCTCGTGGAATACCACGACAACAACAATCCAGATTGGTTAATTGGGGAAGATATTTACACACCTGGCACATCAGGAGATGCTCTTCGTTCTATGTCAGACCCATCTCAGTTTGGGGATCCCGATCATTATTCCGTCCGTTATACAGGAACACAAGATAACGGCGGCGTTCACATTAATAGCGGAATCATGAACAAAGCAGCCTATCTGCTTAGCGAAGGCGGAACATTCTACGGTGTAACAGTATCAGGCATCGGCAAGGACAAGCTTGGCGCTATTTACTATCGTACTCTCACACAATACTTAACTGCTTCTTCGAGCTTTAGTCAGATGCGTTCAGCTGCTGTACAGGCCGCTACAGACCTTTACGGAGCAAGCAGCTCAGAAGTGCAATCTGTTAACAAAGCTTTCGACGCAGTCGGCGTTCAATAA